Proteins found in one Sporosarcina sp. FSL K6-3457 genomic segment:
- a CDS encoding phage tail fiber protein codes for MSNLSKYLEMKILSSEFAGSFLALYRSNPGEDDSGVEVGSAGYQRQSIGFSYPSAVGGKATISNAAPIEFPAIAGGYESVTHAGVRDAQYGGNLLAYKALTTPIESSGGGIKIETGALKVSLD; via the coding sequence ATGTCGAATTTGAGCAAGTATTTGGAGATGAAAATATTAAGTAGTGAATTTGCTGGTTCTTTTTTAGCCTTATACAGGTCCAATCCAGGTGAGGATGATAGCGGTGTAGAGGTTGGTAGTGCTGGTTACCAACGTCAAAGTATTGGTTTTTCATATCCCAGTGCAGTCGGTGGTAAAGCTACTATTAGTAATGCGGCACCAATCGAATTTCCGGCAATTGCCGGAGGATATGAATCTGTAACGCATGCGGGCGTACGAGATGCTCAGTACGGGGGTAATTTACTTGCTTACAAAGCGCTAACCACGCCTATAGAGTCGTCTGGCGGCGGGATTAAGATTGAAACAGGCGCTTTAAAAGTATCGTTGGATTGA
- a CDS encoding distal tail protein Dit yields MTDGVRFNSIHCSTLNLVMLSSRRPLMPDNKDEYIPIPHKDGDFLIADKSAKDINVEVDFFLDTPPGMSFFDACRQVGVWLTTDERKRLIFDDDPSYFYNGKVTGNINTEQIAQYGTFTVVFRCKPYAKGV; encoded by the coding sequence ATGACTGATGGAGTACGTTTTAATAGCATACATTGCAGTACATTAAATTTAGTGATGCTATCGTCAAGACGCCCCTTGATGCCGGACAACAAGGATGAATATATCCCTATCCCACATAAGGATGGGGATTTCTTGATTGCTGACAAATCCGCAAAAGACATCAATGTAGAGGTCGATTTTTTTCTTGACACTCCACCAGGGATGTCTTTTTTTGATGCATGCAGACAAGTCGGCGTGTGGCTAACCACAGACGAGCGTAAGCGATTAATCTTTGATGATGATCCAAGTTATTTTTACAATGGAAAAGTTACGGGGAATATTAATACGGAGCAAATTGCGCAGTACGGCACGTTTACTGTTGTGTTTCGTTGCAAGCCATATGCAAAAGGGGTGTGA
- a CDS encoding phage tail tape measure protein, translating to MSLLGQLTVGIIGNMGGLSDTFNQAQSEVQRFGRSIENVGRDLSNAGGALTKSITVPLAAIGGGSLKAAIDFESAFAGVRKTVDATEEVFAELETGIRDMAKAGPTSATELAGIAEAAGQLGIETKNILSFTSTMSDLGVATNMSADEAATALARFANIMNMSQNDFSKLGATIVDLGNNFATTESEIVDMGLRLAGAGAQIGMSEADIIALSTALTSVGIRAEMGGTAMSRVMSSMQVATSSGFTKVQEVLAGTGMSLRDLQMMASHSGKAFGNMAEDMGMTKVELKAILDAGVDLQGFADVAGMTGEQFKKSFEEDAMGAIASFIDGLANAEENGTSAINMLQEMGIDGVLLRDTLLRVGGANELLAESMQIANSAWEDGTALQNEAAERYKTTEAQLATFKNAIKEVGMTLGGALIPSLLHMLDVVKPVIEMVGEFATKFTELDTGLQGTIIAVAGFAAVLGPVLTAIGFMVTNIGVLISAFGGLAGGAAGAGGLIGALTGPIGLAVLAVAGLGLIFQQLWTKSETFRTTVTTAFEVLKNAVTIAIGHISSFVQEKLAAIKTFWDENGAQFLAAVENVFNGIMAVIEFVMPGVLFIIDMVWTAIKQVIGGALDIIMGLVKVFTGLFTGDFGKMWEGIKQIFFGAIDFIIGWMTLTFVGGLRALFANLLKNSLGIIKSLATGIVNFFKSFATTGRNLANGMVNSVLGFFRNMYNTTVNIFGTLRAFGASIWNALREIVVTVAKGIYSGVKTNFTNMLSSIKNIFGTVKNVISTIWNGVMKFFKGINLKQIGKDIILGLINGIGSMASALWDKAKELGNSIKESFAKVMGIASPATEMIPLGADTGRGVAVGVASTFDENKKVVEELGKVIADASKKNADEIVKIDDENEKKRVAIKDDYSKKRAELARKTAQSSQNALKTSKNKKGQIVTTGEKRVYQIQQDASAKLIKLNEDEQKKLIAANDKAWADMQKKEAQAAKERLAAIKQFVEDKKSTEELSMVAEVEVWKKATQEFKVGTKERVDAQKAYQKSLKVVNDEVVKIQTDHTKKINDINERAKKSAEDLQKEYMKAEDDRAKSLFSFVSLYDQFDIKVERTGDQIFNNLQGQLDGLKRWQSEMEKLSSHPLDVGMLAEIREMGPKALPDLIALNELTSDQLSKYSDMYKEKAALARTLAVNEMSGMRDDMAKNIEGVYSAANAELDAEKDSFIEQIRALTTTADEEFAGLEGIGKNAMSSLLDGLSSMESALKEKAMSIATSVKDAMESALNIDLSSSGLLQNVDAELKKTAQVMGDMANLALPSSDSMVLASGPIPSAANEKGVIQNNTYNYERMLEGAVFHVREEMDIKKVAREFYNLEQQTNRGRGGR from the coding sequence ATGTCGCTATTAGGTCAGTTGACCGTGGGAATCATCGGAAATATGGGCGGACTATCAGACACATTTAATCAAGCGCAATCAGAAGTGCAACGGTTTGGCCGTAGTATTGAAAATGTTGGTCGGGACTTATCAAATGCGGGCGGCGCACTTACGAAAAGTATCACGGTGCCACTCGCGGCAATTGGTGGTGGATCTCTTAAAGCGGCTATCGACTTTGAATCAGCATTTGCAGGCGTTAGAAAAACAGTTGATGCAACGGAAGAAGTGTTTGCTGAATTAGAAACAGGCATTAGGGATATGGCAAAAGCAGGTCCGACAAGCGCTACTGAATTAGCCGGAATCGCTGAAGCGGCAGGACAATTAGGGATTGAAACGAAAAACATCTTATCCTTTACCAGCACTATGAGTGATTTAGGAGTCGCTACGAATATGAGCGCGGATGAAGCAGCTACGGCTCTTGCCCGTTTTGCAAATATCATGAACATGTCACAAAATGATTTCAGCAAACTAGGCGCTACTATTGTTGATTTAGGGAATAACTTTGCAACTACTGAGTCAGAAATTGTAGATATGGGCTTGCGGCTGGCGGGTGCCGGGGCACAAATCGGTATGTCTGAGGCGGATATTATAGCCCTTTCAACAGCCCTCACTTCCGTAGGTATTCGCGCTGAGATGGGCGGAACGGCAATGTCGCGTGTTATGTCCAGCATGCAGGTCGCCACTTCATCGGGATTTACAAAAGTACAGGAAGTGTTAGCGGGTACCGGAATGTCTTTGCGTGATTTGCAAATGATGGCTTCCCACAGTGGTAAAGCATTTGGCAATATGGCGGAAGACATGGGCATGACCAAAGTTGAATTGAAGGCAATTCTTGATGCTGGAGTGGATTTACAGGGCTTTGCAGATGTTGCAGGCATGACTGGCGAACAGTTCAAAAAATCGTTTGAAGAAGATGCTATGGGAGCTATCGCATCATTTATTGATGGGTTAGCAAATGCGGAAGAGAACGGAACATCGGCAATTAACATGTTGCAAGAAATGGGTATAGACGGTGTTTTATTGAGGGATACCCTCCTTCGGGTTGGTGGTGCTAACGAACTGCTTGCAGAATCCATGCAAATAGCAAATTCAGCGTGGGAAGATGGCACCGCACTGCAAAATGAAGCAGCTGAACGCTACAAGACAACAGAGGCACAATTGGCAACATTCAAGAATGCTATTAAAGAGGTCGGTATGACACTCGGCGGCGCCCTTATCCCATCATTGCTCCACATGCTAGATGTCGTGAAACCAGTTATTGAAATGGTTGGGGAATTTGCCACTAAATTTACTGAATTAGATACAGGGCTACAAGGTACGATTATTGCAGTAGCAGGATTTGCTGCTGTACTCGGACCCGTCTTGACTGCAATTGGATTTATGGTTACAAACATCGGCGTCCTCATTAGCGCATTTGGTGGACTGGCAGGCGGTGCGGCAGGTGCTGGTGGTCTAATCGGAGCGTTAACAGGTCCAATTGGACTTGCTGTGTTGGCTGTTGCTGGGCTTGGTTTGATATTCCAACAGCTATGGACAAAAAGTGAGACTTTCCGGACTACTGTCACTACTGCATTCGAGGTATTGAAAAACGCCGTCACTATTGCAATCGGTCATATCTCCTCATTTGTCCAAGAAAAACTAGCAGCCATTAAAACTTTCTGGGATGAAAACGGTGCTCAGTTTTTGGCCGCTGTCGAAAATGTGTTTAACGGCATTATGGCGGTTATTGAATTTGTGATGCCAGGTGTATTATTCATCATCGATATGGTGTGGACAGCCATCAAACAAGTAATTGGCGGAGCGCTTGACATCATCATGGGATTGGTCAAAGTATTCACTGGATTATTCACTGGTGATTTCGGAAAAATGTGGGAAGGTATCAAGCAGATATTTTTCGGCGCAATTGATTTCATCATAGGCTGGATGACTCTAACGTTTGTCGGTGGCTTACGTGCGCTATTTGCCAATCTGTTGAAAAATAGCTTGGGAATCATTAAAAGTCTCGCAACAGGCATTGTTAACTTTTTCAAAAGTTTTGCAACAACAGGACGAAATTTAGCAAACGGCATGGTCAACTCTGTGCTTGGTTTCTTCCGAAATATGTATAATACAACCGTAAATATTTTCGGAACATTAAGAGCGTTTGGGGCATCGATTTGGAATGCGTTGAGGGAAATTGTTGTAACAGTCGCAAAAGGAATTTATAGCGGTGTCAAAACGAATTTCACAAACATGTTATCGTCCATTAAAAATATTTTCGGTACAGTGAAAAATGTAATCTCAACAATTTGGAATGGTGTCATGAAATTTTTTAAAGGCATCAACTTAAAACAAATCGGTAAAGATATCATACTCGGGTTAATCAACGGGATTGGTAGTATGGCATCTGCTTTGTGGGATAAAGCAAAAGAGCTTGGTAACAGCATTAAGGAGTCATTCGCGAAGGTCATGGGCATTGCATCCCCGGCTACTGAAATGATACCTCTAGGCGCGGATACTGGTAGAGGTGTTGCTGTCGGTGTCGCGTCCACATTTGATGAAAATAAAAAAGTTGTGGAAGAACTCGGTAAAGTTATTGCAGATGCATCTAAAAAAAATGCCGATGAAATTGTCAAGATAGATGATGAAAATGAAAAGAAACGAGTGGCCATCAAGGATGATTACTCCAAAAAACGCGCTGAACTTGCAAGAAAGACAGCGCAATCGTCCCAAAATGCACTGAAAACCAGTAAAAATAAAAAAGGTCAAATCGTAACGACTGGCGAAAAAAGAGTCTATCAGATTCAGCAGGATGCGTCTGCTAAATTAATAAAGCTGAATGAAGATGAGCAAAAGAAACTTATTGCGGCTAATGATAAAGCTTGGGCGGATATGCAAAAGAAAGAGGCCCAAGCTGCCAAAGAGCGACTCGCTGCTATTAAACAATTTGTCGAGGACAAGAAATCCACAGAAGAGCTATCCATGGTTGCAGAAGTCGAAGTATGGAAGAAGGCTACGCAAGAGTTTAAAGTCGGTACAAAAGAGCGTGTGGATGCTCAAAAGGCTTATCAGAAATCACTCAAAGTAGTCAATGATGAAGTTGTGAAAATACAGACGGACCATACGAAGAAAATCAATGATATTAATGAACGTGCTAAAAAAAGTGCGGAAGATTTACAGAAAGAATACATGAAGGCGGAAGACGATAGGGCCAAGTCGCTGTTTTCCTTTGTAAGTTTATATGATCAGTTCGATATTAAAGTCGAACGAACGGGCGACCAGATTTTTAATAACTTGCAAGGCCAGCTAGACGGTTTAAAACGATGGCAGTCAGAGATGGAAAAACTATCATCTCATCCACTTGATGTTGGAATGCTTGCGGAAATCAGGGAGATGGGACCGAAGGCGTTACCGGATCTAATCGCGCTGAACGAATTAACGAGCGATCAGTTATCGAAGTACTCTGATATGTATAAAGAAAAAGCTGCATTAGCACGTACTTTGGCCGTAAATGAAATGTCTGGGATGCGTGATGATATGGCTAAAAATATTGAAGGTGTCTATAGTGCAGCGAACGCAGAATTGGATGCGGAAAAGGATAGCTTTATCGAACAGATACGTGCACTCACCACGACGGCGGATGAAGAGTTCGCGGGGCTTGAAGGCATTGGGAAGAATGCAATGTCAAGTTTGCTGGACGGGTTGTCGTCAATGGAATCTGCTTTGAAGGAAAAAGCGATGTCTATTGCTACGTCTGTCAAAGATGCGATGGAGTCGGCTTTGAATATAGACTTGTCTAGTAGCGGGTTATTGCAAAATGTGGATGCAGAATTGAAAAAAACAGCGCAGGTGATGGGGGATATGGCGAATTTAGCTTTGCCTTCCTCGGATTCGATGGTATTGGCGTCTGGTCCAATTCCTTCAGCTGCAAACGAAAAAGGGGTCATCCAAAATAATACGTATAACTATGAGCGAATGCTAGAAGGTGCTGTATTCCATGTGCGCGAAGAGATGGATATCAAGAAAGTTGCGCGGGAATTCTATAATTTAGAACAACAGACCAATAGAGGGAGGGGCGGAAGATGA
- the gp17 gene encoding tail completion protein gp17: MIAVDLRNHLLAQPRLKELLDTRVHPGWIPENATMPSVAYLEISGARHHNIDVAFPRYQFSVFSTRYTEAKEIEKEIRYAFQRFKGNMGSTRIIQGVYENSVDQYEDRTKLYHIAIDFKFIYREE; the protein is encoded by the coding sequence ATGATTGCTGTTGATTTGCGAAATCACTTACTCGCTCAACCACGATTAAAAGAGTTACTGGATACCCGTGTACATCCTGGGTGGATACCTGAAAACGCAACTATGCCGTCTGTGGCGTACCTTGAAATTTCTGGTGCACGTCACCATAACATTGACGTCGCTTTTCCTCGCTATCAATTTTCTGTGTTTTCCACTCGGTATACAGAGGCTAAGGAAATTGAAAAAGAAATTCGATACGCTTTTCAGCGCTTCAAAGGGAATATGGGCAGTACGCGAATTATCCAAGGTGTATATGAAAACTCGGTTGATCAGTATGAAGATCGTACAAAACTTTATCATATTGCAATTGATTTTAAATTTATTTATCGGGAGGAATGA
- a CDS encoding HK97-gp10 family putative phage morphogenesis protein, translated as MARRMRPNSRMRLRIEGVDDVVRALQNADEALKEQLRILVAEAAEIVFREADARVPIKSGAARESLKIEVGTNKKGFFYANVVVGDKANRFYITFYELGSSHQPPRPFLRPSLDKSKSKIRKHLVNGLRAALLAQGT; from the coding sequence ATGGCGCGCAGGATGAGACCGAACAGCCGGATGCGGTTACGTATTGAGGGTGTAGACGATGTAGTCAGAGCGTTACAAAACGCAGACGAAGCATTAAAGGAGCAATTGAGAATCCTTGTTGCTGAAGCTGCTGAAATTGTCTTTCGTGAAGCCGATGCCCGTGTGCCTATTAAATCTGGTGCGGCACGCGAATCGTTGAAAATAGAAGTTGGGACTAACAAAAAAGGCTTCTTTTATGCAAATGTGGTCGTTGGTGATAAGGCGAATCGTTTCTACATTACTTTTTATGAACTAGGGAGTAGTCACCAACCACCACGCCCGTTTTTACGCCCGTCGTTGGATAAAAGTAAGTCAAAGATACGTAAGCACTTGGTTAACGGTTTACGCGCAGCGCTACTAGCACAAGGGACGTGA
- a CDS encoding phage head closure protein translates to MNIGKLRNRISIIRPPTPEDVDEAGQPLDDWQPVATVWAAIEPLYGRELFAAMQVNAEVTTRIRIRYREGIDRTMAARIKGSEFEFLYVIEPEFAEKELQIMCRGRQ, encoded by the coding sequence GTGAACATTGGTAAATTAAGAAATCGCATTAGTATCATTCGTCCTCCCACTCCGGAAGATGTGGATGAGGCGGGGCAACCACTCGATGATTGGCAACCAGTAGCGACTGTATGGGCGGCGATTGAGCCGCTGTACGGGCGTGAACTCTTTGCGGCCATGCAAGTCAACGCAGAAGTTACTACACGAATACGGATTCGGTATCGTGAAGGGATTGACAGGACGATGGCTGCAAGAATTAAAGGTTCTGAATTTGAATTTTTATATGTCATTGAACCAGAATTTGCCGAAAAAGAACTGCAAATTATGTGCAGGGGGCGTCAATAA
- a CDS encoding head-tail connector protein, which yields MILTLEETKEWLRVDIEDDDSMIRMLTEAAEAYLKNATGKDFDETNKQAKLFCLVLVMDWYENREMNNFRVGEKVRYTVESMIAQLTYC from the coding sequence ATGATTCTCACTTTGGAAGAAACAAAAGAATGGCTTCGCGTGGATATTGAAGATGACGACAGTATGATTCGGATGTTAACCGAAGCAGCTGAGGCGTATTTGAAAAATGCGACGGGTAAAGATTTTGATGAAACAAATAAGCAAGCAAAGTTGTTTTGCCTAGTACTTGTCATGGACTGGTATGAAAATCGTGAAATGAACAATTTCCGTGTGGGTGAAAAAGTACGCTACACGGTTGAAAGTATGATAGCACAACTTACGTATTGTTGA